A region from the Acidiferrobacter sp. SPIII_3 genome encodes:
- a CDS encoding IS3 family transposase codes for MRAANQLAHRGRAKTPDTRPIPRHRARGANTLWCWDISYLPGPVSGQFFFLYLVLDIYSRKIVAHEVHEEESGDHAAALIRQALVREGVTDRRPLVLHQDNGSPMKASTFVATLDALGVRRSYSRPGVSDDNAYAESLFRTCKYRPGYPGAFGSLAKARAWMLAFVRWYNHHHKHRNLKFVSPAERHTGAGWYNHHHKHRNLKFVSPAERHTGADHAIFAHRTRIYEAARAQHPERWSRSIRNWSLPAEVWLNRPTEECQDTSQCDAA; via the coding sequence CTGCGCGCCGCCAACCAGCTGGCGCACAGGGGCCGCGCGAAGACGCCCGATACCCGTCCCATCCCACGTCACCGCGCGCGGGGCGCCAATACGCTGTGGTGCTGGGACATCTCATACCTGCCCGGCCCCGTAAGCGGCCAATTCTTCTTTCTGTATCTCGTGCTCGACATCTACTCGCGCAAGATCGTCGCCCACGAGGTCCATGAGGAGGAGTCCGGGGATCACGCCGCCGCCCTGATCCGTCAGGCACTCGTGCGCGAGGGCGTGACGGACAGGCGGCCGCTCGTACTCCATCAGGATAACGGCAGTCCCATGAAGGCCTCCACCTTCGTCGCGACCCTCGATGCGCTCGGCGTGCGTCGTTCGTACAGCCGTCCGGGTGTGTCCGACGACAACGCCTATGCCGAAAGCCTGTTCCGCACCTGCAAATACCGCCCCGGCTATCCGGGCGCCTTCGGAAGCCTCGCAAAGGCGCGAGCCTGGATGCTCGCCTTCGTGCGTTGGTATAACCACCACCACAAGCATCGCAACCTGAAATTTGTGAGTCCCGCGGAGCGTCATACGGGCGCCGGTTGGTATAACCACCACCACAAGCATCGCAACCTGAAATTTGTGAGTCCCGCGGAGCGTCATACGGGCGCCGACCACGCCATCTTCGCCCATCGCACCCGGATCTACGAGGCCGCCCGTGCGCAACATCCCGAACGCTGGAGCCGTAGCATCCGGAACTGGTCCTTGCCTGCCGAAGTATGGCTCAATCGCCCGACCGAGGAGTGCCAAGACACCTCACAATGCGACGCGGCCTAA
- a CDS encoding RNA-guided endonuclease TnpB family protein: MERVRILSLKGLSRRQQAFVRVGQKEAARVWTVCRDLHQAARQDHKPWPNRDALQKATKGRFALHSQSAQMVTHAFLANGDTAQQLRSQGRTDIRYPYKDKTFHPLMWPAQAMRLEGQRILLPMGRGRPSLILPKPAWLDQPRACQIIWNGLHNEWHISVTEDSGEASVLEPTHRHATVDLGQIHQAAVATNDGHALIVSGRGIRSLKRQHSQQLGEIASKRSRCTKGSRRWRTLGRARAKLTLRQVRRVRDLRHKGTRQVVDFCKAHAVEAVFIGNPDGVRRKNSGRHHNQRMSQWEYGRDIDYLQQKAEQDRIVSFIGDERGTSSQCPVCGHRHKPRGRNWRCQACGFEGHRDIVGAVNMHPIAYDGQVVPFPKRITHCGPHGPYLRPGSLRRSSRPGTGHRMDSSVRRCLAETRNQAPQDICAGSLEHAHEPCHSVRSLPA; the protein is encoded by the coding sequence ATGGAACGGGTCCGCATCCTCTCGCTCAAAGGCCTCTCGCGTCGCCAGCAGGCGTTCGTGCGTGTGGGCCAGAAAGAGGCGGCGCGGGTGTGGACGGTCTGCCGTGATCTCCATCAGGCGGCGCGGCAGGACCATAAGCCGTGGCCCAATCGGGATGCCCTGCAAAAAGCCACCAAGGGCCGGTTCGCCCTGCACTCCCAGTCCGCGCAGATGGTGACACACGCCTTTTTAGCGAATGGGGATACGGCACAACAATTACGAAGCCAGGGGCGGACGGACATCCGTTATCCCTACAAGGACAAGACGTTCCATCCCCTGATGTGGCCCGCGCAGGCCATGCGCCTTGAGGGCCAGCGTATCCTTCTCCCCATGGGTCGCGGCCGTCCTTCGCTCATTCTGCCCAAACCGGCATGGCTCGATCAGCCGCGCGCCTGCCAGATCATCTGGAATGGCCTGCACAACGAATGGCATATCAGCGTCACCGAAGATTCCGGGGAAGCGTCGGTGCTGGAACCGACCCACCGGCACGCCACCGTGGATCTGGGGCAGATTCATCAGGCCGCCGTGGCCACCAACGACGGGCATGCGCTGATTGTCTCCGGGCGCGGGATCCGCTCCTTGAAGCGCCAACACAGCCAACAGTTGGGCGAAATTGCTAGCAAGCGCTCGCGCTGTACGAAGGGTTCCCGGCGTTGGCGGACACTCGGCCGGGCGCGGGCGAAACTGACCCTGCGCCAGGTGCGCCGCGTCCGGGACCTGCGCCATAAGGGGACCCGTCAGGTGGTGGATTTCTGCAAGGCCCATGCCGTAGAGGCGGTGTTTATCGGCAATCCCGACGGCGTCCGGCGCAAGAACAGTGGTCGGCACCACAATCAACGCATGAGTCAGTGGGAGTACGGCCGGGATATCGATTACCTGCAACAGAAGGCCGAACAAGACCGTATCGTGAGCTTCATTGGCGACGAACGAGGAACATCCAGCCAATGTCCCGTATGCGGCCATCGTCATAAGCCCAGAGGGCGGAATTGGCGATGCCAAGCCTGTGGCTTTGAAGGCCACAGGGATATCGTGGGCGCGGTGAACATGCACCCCATCGCCTACGATGGTCAGGTGGTGCCGTTTCCCAAACGCATCACGCATTGTGGGCCGCATGGCCCATATCTCCGTCCGGGATCTCTCCGGCGGAGTAGTCGCCCGGGCACGGGCCACCGGATGGATTCGTCTGTCCGGCGTTGTCTTGCCGAGACACGGAATCAAGCGCCGCAGGATATCTGTGCGGGCTCCCTGGAGCATGCCCATGAACCGTGTCATTCGGTAAGAAGCTTACCCGCTTGA
- a CDS encoding HoxN/HupN/NixA family nickel/cobalt transporter translates to MAVLLNVGAWIDMTVATARHGALLETGVLAYLLGLKHAFDADHIAAIDNVTRKLRADGLRAGDVGLFFSLGHSTIVMALSLAVALFVVHAPWMNSLAGDGVAWGLGISAGFLTLIGAVNLRILARLFRGDGTTRAVQGSPEDGGPKGPLSVLFGPVYRRIRRGYEMYFVGLLFGLGFDTASEVAVLGIAATAQYQGLPMRDVMVFPLLFTAGMSLLDSLDGVVMAAVYDWAYRDAARKRRFNLVITGIGVGAAFGIGAVEWVGVFAHERGHDVSGVLAGPSFSVAGGVLVFLMGLVTVIAVLSYRRALRAPAL, encoded by the coding sequence GTGGCTGTTCTACTCAATGTCGGCGCATGGATCGATATGACCGTCGCGACTGCGCGCCATGGCGCCCTGCTTGAGACCGGGGTGCTCGCTTACCTCCTGGGGCTGAAACACGCCTTTGACGCCGATCATATTGCCGCAATCGACAACGTGACACGCAAGCTGCGTGCCGATGGCCTGCGGGCGGGTGATGTAGGGCTGTTTTTCTCGCTCGGCCACTCGACAATCGTTATGGCGCTGTCGTTGGCTGTGGCGCTATTCGTCGTGCATGCGCCGTGGATGAATAGCTTGGCCGGCGACGGAGTTGCCTGGGGCCTTGGCATATCAGCCGGTTTTTTGACGCTGATCGGGGCTGTGAATTTGCGTATCCTGGCACGTCTGTTCCGGGGTGACGGAACGACGCGCGCCGTGCAAGGATCCCCCGAGGACGGTGGGCCAAAGGGGCCTCTGAGTGTGCTATTCGGGCCCGTCTACCGCCGCATTCGACGTGGATACGAGATGTACTTTGTGGGACTGCTCTTTGGGCTCGGTTTCGACACCGCCTCGGAGGTCGCGGTTCTGGGGATCGCTGCCACTGCCCAATATCAAGGCCTGCCGATGAGGGATGTCATGGTGTTTCCGCTGTTGTTCACGGCCGGCATGAGTCTTTTGGATAGCTTGGATGGGGTAGTCATGGCCGCGGTCTATGATTGGGCCTATCGTGATGCCGCGCGTAAGCGGCGCTTCAATCTGGTGATCACGGGCATCGGTGTGGGCGCAGCGTTCGGGATCGGGGCGGTGGAGTGGGTGGGTGTGTTTGCGCATGAGCGCGGTCATGACGTCTCCGGCGTTCTCGCCGGGCCCTCGTTCTCGGTGGCGGGTGGTGTGCTCGTATTTTTGATGGGGCTCGTCACGGTCATCGCGGTTTTGTCTTATCGCAGGGCCCTGCGAGCACCCGCTTTGTAG
- a CDS encoding Druantia anti-phage system protein DruA, which produces MEILLRYRGRAVTTTDAHFIRALIAAHPEQSRRALSATLCQAWDWRQENGALRAMVCRGLMLALAREGHITLPPVRRTPPNPLGVRARLARGAPAPLAIDTTPLTGSLRALGALTLVSVRRTPAEALFKSLMEAHHYLGYTQPVGEHVKCMVYAGTRPVALGAWSSAPRHLGPRDRFLGWSPAVRRQNIAGIAYNTRFLILPWVQVPHLASHVLSRMTRALPQAWQEAYGHPVYWAETFVDTTRYRGTCYRAANWQVLGQTQGRGKDDQTHQANRSVKDVLGLPLTRDYRARLLGVA; this is translated from the coding sequence ATGGAGATCTTGCTACGCTATCGCGGCCGCGCCGTCACGACCACCGACGCGCATTTCATCCGTGCCTTGATCGCCGCCCACCCCGAGCAAAGCCGGCGGGCGTTGTCGGCGACGCTCTGCCAGGCCTGGGACTGGCGGCAGGAAAACGGCGCCCTGCGCGCGATGGTGTGCCGGGGACTCATGCTGGCGCTCGCGCGCGAAGGGCATATCACCTTACCGCCGGTGCGCCGCACGCCCCCCAATCCCTTGGGTGTCCGCGCGCGCCTCGCACGTGGTGCCCCGGCGCCCCTGGCAATCGATACCACGCCGCTTACGGGGTCCTTGCGCGCCTTAGGGGCGCTTACGCTCGTGTCGGTCCGGCGAACCCCCGCCGAGGCCCTCTTCAAGAGCCTGATGGAGGCCCACCATTATCTGGGCTACACGCAGCCGGTGGGCGAACACGTCAAATGCATGGTCTATGCCGGGACGCGCCCGGTGGCGCTCGGCGCGTGGAGCTCGGCCCCCCGGCATCTGGGGCCCCGGGACCGGTTCCTCGGCTGGTCGCCTGCGGTGCGCCGCCAGAACATCGCGGGTATTGCCTATAACACGCGCTTTTTGATCCTGCCGTGGGTCCAGGTCCCCCACTTGGCCTCGCACGTTCTTTCCCGTATGACCCGGGCGCTCCCCCAGGCCTGGCAAGAGGCCTATGGCCACCCGGTGTATTGGGCTGAGACCTTCGTCGATACCACCCGCTATCGCGGCACCTGCTACCGCGCGGCCAACTGGCAGGTCCTGGGCCAGACCCAAGGGCGCGGCAAGGACGATCAGACCCACCAGGCAAACCGCAGTGTGAAAGACGTATTGGGCTTGCCGCTGACGCGGGACTATCGCGCCCGCTTGTTGGGCGTGGCATGA
- a CDS encoding ISAs1 family transposase — protein sequence MAWTFIDPARFAGTCYRAANWIELGPTRGFAKSNDTYVAHGAPKRIWVYPLHKKARLILSSPRPHPDLPRQEMKTMTLTDVDAAALFARLGSLEDPRARRGLRHSQRSLIAIILCAVISGAQGPTAIGEWVKRLPPAMLRRLRCRRTADGRYEPPSEPTIRRLLQTIDIAALEEKLGDWLHTQGVAEEPVALDGKTLRGSQDGGHARQLVAAFGHTSHVVFNQVEVADKASEQKAVKPLLDPLTLAGRVVTADALHTQTETARYVVEDKQAHYLFTVKDNQPTLKADIEGLHREAFPPQHVTTDKAHGRVETRRIWVSDKLNGYVTFPYAAQVACVEREIFHVRKHTWSPPICQAFTL from the coding sequence TTGGCCTGGACCTTCATCGATCCGGCGCGCTTTGCCGGCACCTGCTACCGGGCGGCCAACTGGATCGAACTCGGGCCCACGCGCGGCTTTGCCAAATCCAACGATACCTATGTCGCCCATGGGGCCCCTAAGCGGATCTGGGTGTACCCCCTCCATAAAAAGGCCCGGCTGATCCTCTCATCGCCACGCCCGCACCCAGACCTACCCCGCCAGGAGATGAAGACCATGACCCTGACCGACGTGGACGCAGCCGCACTCTTTGCGCGTCTGGGGTCCTTGGAAGACCCCCGTGCGAGGCGCGGGCTGCGCCACAGCCAGCGCTCGCTCATCGCCATCATCCTCTGTGCCGTGATCAGCGGGGCGCAGGGACCGACGGCCATCGGCGAATGGGTCAAACGCCTCCCGCCTGCGATGCTGCGTCGGTTGCGGTGCCGTAGGACCGCCGATGGCCGCTATGAACCCCCGTCCGAGCCCACCATTCGCCGCCTGTTGCAGACGATCGATATCGCGGCCCTGGAGGAGAAGCTCGGGGATTGGCTGCACACGCAGGGCGTAGCCGAGGAACCGGTGGCACTCGATGGCAAAACCTTACGGGGATCGCAGGATGGGGGTCATGCACGGCAACTGGTCGCTGCGTTCGGGCACACGAGCCATGTGGTCTTCAATCAAGTGGAGGTGGCCGACAAGGCGAGTGAGCAGAAGGCGGTAAAGCCCTTGCTCGACCCCTTGACCTTGGCGGGTCGGGTGGTGACCGCGGACGCCCTGCATACCCAAACAGAGACCGCCCGTTATGTGGTCGAGGACAAGCAGGCGCACTACCTCTTCACTGTTAAAGACAATCAGCCTACGCTCAAAGCCGACATCGAAGGCCTCCATCGGGAGGCCTTTCCCCCTCAGCACGTGACGACGGATAAGGCCCATGGGCGCGTGGAGACCCGACGTATCTGGGTGAGCGATAAGCTCAATGGGTATGTGACGTTTCCCTATGCGGCCCAGGTGGCCTGCGTGGAGCGCGAGATCTTCCACGTCAGAAAACATACATGGTCGCCCCCTATTTGCCAAGCCTTCACGTTATGA
- a CDS encoding DUF4338 domain-containing protein, protein MSDLRFCGHTLEPAELALIVELATRYGRLSRHELAQTVCELLGWQRPNGQPKTIECRALLERMQEAGLIGLPALKSGRPRGAGSSVPVSPDPESAPLDAPLATLQPIRLQRVATPGERTLWRTLIERHHYLGHRVPFGAHLRYLIQTTSPHPRVLGCLQFSSPAWRLKGRDQWIGWDDATRAQHLQSVICNSRFLILPHVRVPNLASHVLALALRTVTTDWTAAYGIRPLLAETLVDPARFTGHCYRVANWIDVGLTTGRGREDRQHTRHGVSPKRIWLYPLAPNARQRLTQTL, encoded by the coding sequence ATGAGTGACCTTCGGTTTTGCGGCCACACACTGGAACCGGCGGAGCTTGCGCTGATCGTCGAGTTGGCAACCCGCTATGGTCGCTTAAGCCGCCATGAGCTGGCACAGACGGTGTGCGAGCTCCTGGGCTGGCAGCGCCCTAATGGACAACCGAAGACGATCGAATGCCGGGCCCTCCTTGAACGGATGCAGGAGGCGGGACTGATCGGCCTGCCCGCGCTGAAGTCCGGTCGCCCGCGCGGGGCGGGGTCGTCGGTTCCGGTCAGCCCGGACCCAGAGTCAGCCCCGCTCGACGCGCCGCTTGCCACCCTGCAGCCAATCAGGCTTCAGCGCGTGGCAACCCCAGGAGAGCGGACCTTGTGGCGCACGCTCATCGAGCGCCATCATTACCTTGGCCATCGCGTGCCCTTTGGCGCCCATCTCCGCTACCTGATCCAAACGACATCCCCGCATCCCAGGGTCCTGGGCTGCCTGCAGTTCTCCTCGCCGGCCTGGCGCCTGAAGGGACGCGATCAGTGGATCGGCTGGGACGATGCCACCCGCGCTCAGCACCTGCAGTCTGTCATCTGCAACTCCCGCTTCTTGATCTTGCCCCACGTGCGGGTTCCCAACCTCGCGAGTCATGTGCTGGCGCTCGCGTTACGCACCGTTACCACCGATTGGACGGCCGCCTACGGCATACGCCCCCTCCTGGCCGAGACCTTGGTCGACCCCGCTCGCTTCACCGGGCATTGTTACCGCGTAGCCAACTGGATTGATGTCGGCCTCACCACGGGCCGCGGCCGTGAAGACCGCCAACACACACGCCATGGGGTAAGCCCTAAGCGGATATGGCTCTATCCCCTCGCGCCCAACGCCCGACAGAGACTCACGCAAACCCTGTAG
- the tnpB gene encoding IS66 family insertion sequence element accessory protein TnpB (TnpB, as the term is used for proteins encoded by IS66 family insertion elements, is considered an accessory protein, since TnpC, encoded by a neighboring gene, is a DDE family transposase.) has translation MIAITPHMRVLVAVESVDFRVGIDGLAQRCRAVLREEPFQGTVFLFRSRSHTAIKLLIYDGQGFWLCHKRLSRGRFRYWPQAADGVVSEALAHEVQVL, from the coding sequence ATGATCGCCATCACCCCGCACATGCGCGTGCTGGTGGCGGTGGAATCGGTGGACTTTCGGGTCGGCATCGACGGCTTGGCGCAACGCTGCCGGGCGGTCCTGCGCGAAGAGCCCTTTCAAGGCACGGTATTTCTCTTTCGCAGCCGCTCGCACACGGCGATCAAACTCCTCATCTATGACGGCCAGGGATTCTGGCTCTGTCACAAGCGCCTGTCACGCGGTCGGTTTCGTTATTGGCCCCAGGCTGCAGACGGGGTGGTGAGTGAGGCCTTAGCACACGAGGTGCAAGTTCTATGA
- the gyrA gene encoding DNA gyrase subunit A: MDQFAKETIPVNLEEEMRQSYLDYAMSVIVGRALPDVRDGLKPVHRRVLFAMRELSNDWNRPYKKSARVVGDVIGKYHPHGDTAVYDTIVRMAQTFSMRYPLVDGQGNFGSVDGDAPAAMRYTEIRMARVAHELLADLDKETVDFAPNYDGSEHEPSVLPTAIPNLLVNGSSGIAVGMATNIPPHNLSEVINALLALIANPDLSVEALMVHIPGPDFPTAAIINGNAGIREAYVTGRGKIYVRSRVEIEEERPGHRQALIVNELPYQVNKARLLEKIAELVKEGRLEGIAELRDESDKSGMRMVIELKRGENAEVILNNLYQQTALQTVFGINMVALEDGQPRLLSLPQILKAFLSHRREVVTRRTLYELRKSRERAHILEGLAVALENIDAIIALIKAAPDPATARQALLGRPWSARFVADLLRHAGPHSRLEGLPADVGLLEDRYVLTETQAQAILDLRLHRLTGLEQDKIHEEYQEILRKIEGLSEILRSEARLMTVIAEELAAIKAQYGDERRTEILAGRLDLSREDLIAQETVVVTLSHAGYAKCQPLADYRAQRRGGKGRSFGRMREEDFVDRLVVANTHDTVLCFSNRGKAYWLKVYDLPQTGHGAQGRPIVNFLPLAEGEKLTAILPLAAFEEGKSVFMATSDGTVKKTPLADFSRPRTSGIVAIDLVDGNVLVGAGIANGNSDILLFSDAGKAVRFQESDVRSMGRNARGVRGLSLREGQRVVSLMIADPAAGDQVVLVASANGYGKRTPFSEFPRHNRGGQGVISMQVTERNGAIVGAVLAGDDDEVMMITDTGSLIRMCAREISLQSRNTQGVRLMGLDANERLVSVEKIEETAALGSEVGAETQAMDAGDDDGADL; the protein is encoded by the coding sequence ATGGATCAATTCGCTAAAGAAACCATCCCGGTCAATCTCGAAGAGGAGATGCGTCAGTCGTACCTGGATTACGCCATGAGCGTGATCGTGGGGCGCGCCCTCCCGGACGTGCGCGACGGTCTGAAGCCCGTCCATCGGCGCGTGCTGTTTGCCATGCGCGAACTTTCCAACGACTGGAATCGCCCCTACAAGAAGTCGGCGCGCGTGGTGGGTGATGTCATCGGTAAATACCATCCACACGGGGACACGGCGGTCTACGACACCATCGTGCGCATGGCCCAGACCTTCTCGATGCGCTACCCGCTGGTCGACGGCCAGGGGAATTTCGGGTCGGTGGACGGCGATGCCCCGGCGGCCATGCGTTACACCGAGATCCGTATGGCGCGTGTGGCCCACGAGCTGCTCGCCGATCTCGACAAGGAGACGGTGGACTTCGCGCCGAACTACGACGGGTCGGAACATGAGCCGTCGGTGCTGCCCACCGCCATACCGAATCTGCTTGTCAACGGCTCCTCGGGGATCGCGGTCGGCATGGCGACCAACATCCCGCCGCACAACCTCTCCGAGGTCATAAACGCCCTGCTGGCATTGATCGCAAACCCCGACCTCTCGGTCGAGGCCCTGATGGTCCATATCCCGGGCCCGGACTTTCCGACGGCGGCGATCATTAATGGCAACGCCGGTATCCGCGAGGCCTATGTCACCGGACGCGGCAAGATCTATGTGCGCTCGCGCGTGGAGATCGAGGAGGAACGCCCCGGACATCGCCAGGCGCTGATCGTAAACGAGCTCCCTTATCAGGTGAACAAGGCCCGTCTGCTCGAAAAGATCGCCGAGCTCGTCAAGGAAGGGCGGCTCGAGGGCATCGCGGAGCTGCGCGATGAGTCCGATAAATCGGGCATGCGCATGGTGATCGAGCTAAAGCGCGGCGAGAATGCCGAGGTCATCCTGAACAATCTCTACCAGCAGACCGCCCTGCAGACCGTGTTCGGCATCAATATGGTGGCCCTCGAGGACGGTCAGCCGCGCCTTCTGAGTCTCCCGCAGATCCTGAAGGCCTTTTTGAGTCATCGCCGCGAGGTCGTCACGCGGCGTACGCTCTATGAGTTGCGCAAATCGCGTGAGCGCGCCCATATCCTAGAGGGTCTCGCGGTCGCGCTCGAGAATATCGACGCCATCATCGCCCTGATCAAGGCCGCGCCGGACCCGGCGACCGCCCGTCAGGCACTGCTCGGGCGCCCCTGGTCGGCCCGCTTCGTCGCCGATTTGTTGCGCCATGCCGGCCCCCATTCGCGCCTGGAGGGCCTGCCGGCCGACGTCGGCCTGCTCGAAGACCGCTATGTGCTGACCGAGACCCAGGCCCAGGCCATCCTTGATCTGCGGCTCCACCGCCTGACGGGTCTGGAGCAGGACAAGATCCACGAGGAGTATCAGGAGATCCTGCGCAAGATCGAGGGCCTGTCCGAGATCCTGCGTAGTGAAGCGCGGCTCATGACGGTCATCGCCGAGGAGCTCGCCGCGATCAAGGCCCAGTACGGAGACGAGCGGCGCACCGAGATCCTCGCCGGGCGGCTCGACTTGAGTCGCGAGGACCTGATCGCCCAGGAGACGGTGGTCGTCACCCTGTCGCATGCCGGCTATGCGAAGTGCCAGCCGCTGGCCGATTATCGGGCACAGCGGCGCGGGGGCAAAGGACGCAGCTTCGGGCGCATGCGCGAGGAGGATTTCGTGGACCGCCTGGTGGTCGCCAACACTCATGACACGGTGCTGTGTTTCTCGAACCGCGGCAAGGCCTATTGGCTCAAGGTCTATGACCTGCCGCAGACCGGGCACGGGGCCCAGGGGCGGCCGATCGTGAATTTCCTGCCGCTCGCAGAGGGCGAGAAGCTCACTGCGATCCTGCCGCTTGCGGCATTCGAGGAAGGCAAGTCGGTGTTTATGGCGACCTCCGACGGGACCGTGAAGAAGACGCCGCTCGCCGATTTCTCGCGCCCGCGCACGAGTGGGATCGTGGCCATAGATCTGGTCGACGGCAACGTGCTGGTGGGCGCGGGCATCGCCAACGGCAATAGTGATATCCTTCTTTTCAGCGATGCTGGCAAGGCCGTGCGCTTTCAGGAAAGCGATGTGCGCTCCATGGGCCGCAACGCCCGCGGGGTGCGGGGCTTGAGCCTGCGCGAGGGTCAACGGGTAGTGTCGTTGATGATCGCCGATCCGGCGGCGGGGGATCAGGTGGTGCTGGTGGCGAGCGCCAACGGCTACGGCAAGCGCACGCCATTCTCTGAATTCCCGCGCCACAATCGCGGCGGTCAGGGTGTCATATCCATGCAGGTGACCGAGCGCAACGGCGCGATCGTGGGAGCGGTGCTGGCGGGCGACGACGACGAGGTCATGATGATCACCGATACGGGAAGCCTGATCCGTATGTGCGCCCGGGAGATATCCCTGCAAAGCCGCAACACGCAGGGGGTACGGTTGATGGGGCTCGACGCCAACGAGCGTCTGGTGAGCGTGGAGAAGATCGAGGAGACCGCCGCTCTTGGTAGCGAGGTCGGGGCGGAAACGCAGGCGATGGATGCGGGAGATGACGATGGCGCGGATCTTTAA
- the tnpA gene encoding IS200/IS605 family transposase, which produces MTETLQAGKTRWTHYQIAYHCVWIPKYRRKILTGEVEGACKRLIADCCRQHGFTLLALETDVDHVHGFVSAPPRWSPAVIVGLLKGYTARKLREPFPQLKRQCGKEQLWTQAYYVGTAGSVSAEVIRRYIQECQDQ; this is translated from the coding sequence ATGACCGAGACCCTGCAAGCCGGTAAGACCCGCTGGACACACTACCAAATCGCCTATCATTGCGTGTGGATACCGAAGTATCGGCGCAAGATTCTGACAGGCGAAGTGGAGGGGGCCTGCAAGAGGCTCATCGCGGATTGTTGCCGCCAACACGGGTTCACCCTGCTGGCGCTGGAAACGGACGTGGACCATGTGCATGGCTTCGTATCAGCGCCGCCGAGATGGTCGCCGGCGGTTATTGTCGGACTGCTCAAGGGATATACTGCGCGCAAGCTGCGCGAGCCGTTTCCCCAGCTCAAGCGACAATGCGGGAAGGAACAGTTATGGACGCAGGCCTACTATGTCGGCACCGCCGGGAGTGTATCCGCTGAGGTGATCCGCCGATACATACAGGAGTGCCAGGACCAATAG